The DNA segment CCGTACTTCATCTGGAGGTCGACGGGGTTGGAGCAGACGTCGCAGAGCGTGACTTCGTTCTTGTTCTGGTGCCCGCACCGGGGGCACTGCACCACTTCCTCGTGGGGATGGGCCGTGATGATGCGCGCCTTGCACGACGCGCAGGTCATCCGGAGGTACTCGAGGTCGCGCAGGCGCCCGCACTTGCACTCCCAGTTGCCGATCGAGTACTTCACGAACTGGAGCTCGCACAGCCCCCGGAAGTCGGCGAACGGGAAGATCCCGTTGAACACGGCCTGGAGGCCGACCTCCTCGCGCTCCTCCTGCAGGAGGTTCATCTGGAGGAATTTCTCGTACGAGCGCCGCTGCACGTCGATGAGGTTCGGCAGGTCCATGAAGGCGCGGATCTTCGAGAAATCCTTGCGCTCGCGTACGTTCGCTTGCAACGTCATGCCCTATGACTCCTTGTCTGCACGGAAGGCAGACGGGGGCCGCCGAGGGCGGCCCCCCTGTTCGTTTCCCCGGTCAACAACACGTACCTCGAATCGGAACTACTTGACCTCGACCTTGGCGCCCACTTCCTCGAACTTCTTCCTGATGTTGGCGGCGTCGTCCTTGGAAACCCCCTCCTTGAGCGTCTGGGGAGCCCCGTCGACCAGGTCCTTGGCTTCCTTCAGCCCGAGACCCGTGACCTCGCGGACGACCTTGATGGTCTTGATCTTGTCGCCGGCGGCGGCGAGGACGACGGTGAACTCCGTCTTCTCCTCTTCGGCCGGCGCCGCGGCCGCGGCGGGAGCGGCGGCCGCCGGCATCGCCATCGCGGCGGCCGAGACCCCGAACTTCTCCTCGAGCGACTTGACCAGGTTGTTGAGCTCGAGCACCGACATGGACTCGATTTCCGAGACGAACTGTTCGACGTTCAATGCCATTTCCCTCTCCTAAAAATCTTCAGGCGCCCGGCGCGGCTTCGGCCGCGGGAGCGGATTTCTCTTTCTGCTCGCGGATCTGCGAGAGCACCGACGCCAGGTTGCGAACCGGGCCGTTCATCACGGTCACGAGCCGGCGAACCGGTGATTGTAGCATGAAGAGCAGCCGTGCGACGAGCTGCTCGCGCGACGGGAGATCGGCGATCGCCTGGATCTGGGCCGCCGGGATTGCCCGCCCCTCGACCACCGCCCCCTTGAAGGAGATCGC comes from the Thermoanaerobaculia bacterium genome and includes:
- the rplL gene encoding 50S ribosomal protein L7/L12; this encodes MALNVEQFVSEIESMSVLELNNLVKSLEEKFGVSAAAMAMPAAAAPAAAAAPAEEEKTEFTVVLAAAGDKIKTIKVVREVTGLGLKEAKDLVDGAPQTLKEGVSKDDAANIRKKFEEVGAKVEVK